GCACCTGGAAGTCTCAAGAATTTTGGAACGCAGGGTTGTGTTTCAAGAACCCTATTTATATCATGGGAGTCAACAGAGGCTCGACCTAAATTAATTGCTAGGGGCTCAATCTTCATAAACATCACAACAGTAATAAACAATGGCTTGGTTAAACTCCATTCTACATCAAATGTGGCTTTATATTTTTATGAAATAACAAGAAATAACAAACTTGTGAAAATGTCTTGTTACGTACATGAAAATTCACTGAGGTGACGCACTGTCCATAATAAGAGTATCTTTGGTGTAATTATACCTTAAATTATAAGGTTTATAATTATATCACCTTTTATATTATGTTATAATTATAACTGAAATATTACTGTGAACAGCTCTATAAGAAATGAAGAAATCACGGCACAGTAACATACCCTTGTGTACATAATGGTAAGGACCCtggtgcgcacacgcacacgcacacacacacacacacacacacacacacacacacacacacacacacacacacacacacatatacacacacacacacacacacacacacacacacgcacacgcaattCAAATTACATTTTGCTAGGAAAACAAGGAAATAATATTTGAGCTCATTGCAGCCCATGAAAGATAGTTTGTCTGCATTTAGTTCAACCTTGTTTGGGACCTGACTTACATCTGACCTTGGTACAGCTGTGGGACTCTGTGGAAAACTGGGACTGAGCCTACGAGGGGAATCTGATGGAAATCCATAGCAGACCCAGAGCATGTACAAAACCACAGTGTCCTCTGCTGGTCACACAGTGGGGACAACACACTGTTTGGGGTTGTTTGTTATTCGTTAACCATAAgcattgaaaacaacacaatttgAATTATTTTTGACACTTTTAACACTGTGTCCAGATAAGGACAACCTAGTTtgagttgtttccaacacatttgttttaagagtgtggttAAAAAGATGTACATTTTACTATGAATGGAATGTGGCAAGGACGTTGCAAAAATATAGTTGCAGGGGAAAACTCACATATCAAtcattttatcattatttttggCCATCAAACAAACAGGAATCAGGCTGAAATTATGTTTGTATAGATGTATAGCTGGTTAAAATGAAAAGACTTTACTTAAATCATATTGCTCAGGTTGTGCTGAAAAATTGATATAAAATAGTCAATATCGCACATGAAAGcgtcattacagtgcatgaaaatgcactgtactgttcttcctatgcttcttcttcttattattattccgctgatcaaattcattttttctattcagcttaaaccgtttaacttagaaacttcattcaaacgtcgcaacgtaggtcttaaataggggcatgctgctatgtatttttcaactttgtaacttgtatactttttaaactataaattaaaaactattaaaaatgtccccatagacttaacattggcctctatgacatcacagtcggatcgttaagcaattagaatcttatgccaggtggccagccccacctgcagcagctctctctctctctcaggctttaagcatacaatctctctgtgaagactacatatcctgttaactgtttcctctttccacaactgtttcaaaataaaagtcctcactgcaataatacactattaaatcatttaaccattgaaactactcaactatttaactgttcaaccattccaactgtcagttatcatcaactatgcctccagtcaactacatgagacctccatgtacctagcaaccaacatagcaaccatttaaattaagcgtttatgaccgtttccatagcaaccaacatgattttactacagtaacttctttattcccaatagtggcagccatggataccctatcaacaaatgtttcaaaatagaagtcctcagtagcaagttagctagttagcatggttagcgtagttagcattgttagcatagttagcatttttagcatagctgatAGAAAtgtttagctaagttagctaatcaacctagttaacatggttagcatagttagcattgttagcatagttagcatttttagcatagctgctagaaatgattagctaagttagctaatcaacctagttagcattgttaacatagttagcattgttatcatagttagcattgttagcataactgttacaaatgattagctaagttagctaatcaacctggtttgcatagttagcattgttagcatagttagcatttttagcataactgatagaaatcattagctaggttagctaatcaacctggttaacattgttaacatagttaacattgttagcattgttcaaatttttaccataactgttagaaatcattagctaagtaaaccaatcaaccttgttatcattgttaacatagttagataacattttatcataccttttagaaatcattagttaagttacaactggaatgtttaagctttaaactgtctaccttcacacatcaactgtctttaaactatgcacccaccatgtttaccctagctacaccttagtaaccatatctacattatctatctatatatttttgcattttcatgcactggtaattccttggaattgcatttctagttaaattATGATCTCGCTTGATTTTAACTGGAATCAGGTTTTATTCTGTTACAGAGAGGGTAAAAGGTGAGCTATAgggcctctctcactcttctttttttttatctatcctcccttccttccgcaggcctcgttcccactgatctagatgaaGTGTGATGGGgcggatagtctatccagtgttctttatagatcagtgggaacgagcctggaggaccgagcatcgaggagagaggagagagcttgAGAAGGGGCCACAAGCCTCACATCTGCCTCTGCTACAAATCAATCTTTTTCTTAACAAAGAAACTACTGGactttaaaggttgggtacggaattcgcaaaacggccggcagattttgaatacatacaacctcaagtcccgccctccatgcaccaacgaaaattatgcgcgagagcgagccaggctaaatgaaatgccagcctggcgtctacagcactatgagctctagtctccatacaatcgcccacatcaacttccccaattacattctttattcacctccaaagggttgtaggtaatagttccacaaatcagacaaggtatgATTTTATAGCCATTATGGCaaaagcaccttagtctaccagccctttcgttcggaaattctaaaacaacgatgcattttaatacaccaaaataacatttgatataggctaccttacatctttcagtagccataggtgtgtatatttgaatagaatggtttggttcttaccagggcgtttatcttctgaaatatccgagtttagtgctggcccgctggttcgcctattccactgtagctccaagcggttaagtttcgatttcatgtttacaacactcttcgagtcacggtaaaatgtaatttttgctacatagcttatttattgcgtgggtgattgagtttccgtagctatccgctgccttaggctactatgtatagaaatgaagtgacacatacaatttGAGGGGAACATTGTGGGACGTGTAGCAGGCCTAGTTACGGTAGTTTCGTTTcactttcagcactgactcgcggtcagctttcgtgctatgtgcacgaacgggtcgcgcgtgcggggggggagggggaggaggaagaggaagaccgttagattgacaaatgagctgtgaaatgatggtatgaggtttagaattctattggctggagtttttcgagccctgcccgttctgcagatgattgacatgtttaatttccatttcagtacttccaactcagtggctgtaagtgggttaggaataggatttcaagtgattttgcaaaaatgaccaaaaaagctcattccataccctacctttaaggtCCAAATTATATATGGCCGCCGGAAGTACAAAAGTCCTGTGATTGGCTCTTCCTCCCCACTGTTTCATTCTGGCCTGGGGTGCCTTTCATATAGGgatttatcggtccttccttccttcctcgatcctcgttcaccggaaatcgctcacagtcgatgtcacgaggacatctcattcatgtaattgcagccagaggaggcaagaccaTAGACCGAGTTCATTGGGCttcgttcctccatcctccactcGTTCCTTCGTAGTTTCCATCACAAATTCATCAGTAGGAGGGACTATAACCGGGagaaggatcgaggaaggaaggaaggacctATAAATccctatatgagaggcacccaagaTCCTACCATAGAGAGTCTGGTCACTTTCCATTCAAAGtgtgaacttccttgaatgcggatactctgttgatgtttaatactattggatctgcccagagccactcagatatGCCATAACCAGTCGCTAACATTTGGTCGTGATGTGTCACACTAGCACACAACCTCAACGTCATCATTCTCAGCTACTctctctgttcgctgattggacctgcacatttttgcctTGAGAAAACCAGCGACTACGTAGTGAAGAGAAATGAAAACTGAGTGGAAGTAGCCTACGTGcagtaggaaggcggagcccgGCTAGGGTGAGAAAGCTCTTTCAGTGCAAATGTGAGCTAAGGCTATAGAAAGCTGCATGGCTGCTGTAATGGTCTGGGAATTCCAATATATAACTATAAAATGATTACCATCACACATTACTCAACACATGCTTGAGTTTGAAGGGTTAACAGACTCTTCTTCAATCTCATTTAAGATTGAGAGTGGACTTCCAGGGGCTTCTAACCAGCAGGGAAATGAACTGCTCTGTCTCCGCCCCATGCCAGATAAAGGACTGTGATTGGTGGCTGGATTTTTGAAACACTGGAAATGGGTCTCATGGCCTCCTTGCCTGACTGGCCTGCGGAGCAGATTCAAAACCCGAGTTCTCTCATGCTGTCAGTGATCAGGCAGCCTATAAACAACAAAACTCCACAATTGTCCTTTGGGCACCACGATCAAGGTGCTCAATGAAGCCCACACACTTCCAGGCTTAGCTTGAAACATTTATTAAGTCATGGTCAAGCAAATTCTTTAAACTTTTCAGTCCAATACATCTTTATTTAGCATTAGTCATATCCATGGTGTTCATTTGTCTTGCCATTGTTTGGAACAGTTCATGTTAGGTACATGTGTGATATATCAATATTAACATACAGGCTAAATGGTACATTTTCATGTGTAATCGTTTAGTATATGTCTTTATCCAAAGCATCTCACCAGAAATTAAGAAGAACATTGAAGACAAAATGCAAAGGAAGCCTTGGCTAGCAAACTGGCTAGCATGCTAGATGAGAAGCACCATtcttcattttatttctttattttattttatataaatAAGTACCGACAGGGTGAAACAAGACCGGTTCGCCCTGTCagtacttattttcccgataatgaccagcgttctatacattatcccttacataatattAGTAGTATCATTGACTCCTGCTCAGGGCCCTTTGCTGGGGCATATCTGTAGGGGTGGGCCGTTGGCGTCTGCCTGAGGGTTGAAATACGGAAacatcttctctgtgaaatggtCCTGGTACTGGAACAGGAGGGCCATGTCGCGGGAGTCGTAGAAGGACACGTGGCCCTCCTCATAGTCCAGCTCCACCGTAATCCTCTGAGGAGGGTCCTGCAGCGAGAGCGACTGGCGCGAGAGCTTGTGGCGGGTCGCATGGTACTCGTCGTTGTACTTCCAGATGGACCAGAGTCCATACTGGGGCTTGAGGAAACAGTCTTTCTTCCTTTCGACGGACTCCCGGGCCACGCCAATGACCCACTTGACCCGGTCCCCAACGTCCACCTCCCAGCGGTGCTTGCCCGAGGTGAAGCCCTCGGAGCCCAGGACGATGGCGTGTTCCATGAAGCGCTCCGGGTTGTCAGGCAGATCCTGCTTGGCTTTCATATACCTCACACTTGTCAAGTCATCAGACAGCACCAACCAGCCAGCTGCAGAGTTGGGGTCCAAAACCATGGGGGCTTTAACAAGCACAGAGAAACATGTTAAAAGGGCAGCATGTGGAGTTTTCAACATTTCACTATTTACAACATGCTGACATTGCTCTGTTACCTATACCTGCTTACGTGTAGTTCTCTATGAGAAAGAATCAGGTCAGATGTTGTGCTCTTTTATACAATGGATTTATCATGACTTGATATGTGTTCCCTTGAGTGTATTACAACCTAAAGTATCAACACCGTATACAAAGGGGCTCGCTAACACCAACAAacaaccagctaccagcataacaCAGATTTCAACACAAGCTCTGAGATTAAAATCGATTAAAGGAAACCAAACCAAAGTGGAATGATTTGGCTTCTGGTTGCTCAACCCAACTTCAACTCAGAGAGAAAATACAGTACGCTACAGTTGGTCAAacctgtgacatttcaccacacacactgtattagcGATGTGCCAAAATTCTTTCATTtaatatattcattcattaagtAGACTTCATTTATTCAAACTACACAAGCAGTGTAACTTTAGTAGCCTCATCTATCAATATGATTCCGGTGTAGTCATGTTGAGCCTCATGGATGGAGAATCCCATTTTGGCAGATGGCCAGACAGCTCGCTCAGACATACAGGcccattctcaacctctctcctccatcctccctcctccatcctctctcctcgatcctacaggcccattctcaacctctctcctcgatcctccctgttcgatcctccaggctcattcccactgatctataactagcactgcatggactatcccattgttgccgccccatcattctttatatagatcagtgggaacgaggaccgaggaaggaagggaggatatacaaaaagacgaatgagaggcacccacagcaTGGTGCTCAAGCACACTAAAAGAGGGAGGGGTTGCAACTTGCAATCTGAAACATGACCACTAGGTATCGCTAAAGTGTTCATCATGCCCCTTTAAAGGAGACTATAAGGCAACTCTTCTGAAATTGTAGCCAGCAAATCTTAAATACAACcaatgtgaaggtgtgtgtgtgtgtgtgtgtgtgtgtgtgtgagtaagagagagagagagagagagagagagagagagagacacacacacacacagatttcaaCCTCCAAATCATGGAACTCAAAAGCAGGCAACCTCTGTTAAAAACTTGATTATGCATTGTGAAGTATTTAGCAATACACTAATTtattcagacatactgtactgcactTTCTCCTGCAGTGCTCCACAGACTCTGTGCTTGAGGTTGCCCAGGTGTTTGGTGACATCTAGTAGGGCACCGGAGAACACTTGAGGATCCTGCAGTATGCACTGGGCTCTGAAATCATATAAGAGTCcgtcaacacacatacaaatggacCGAATTAAAGACTTTTAATCAATGAGGATTTACctgtttgctgtgtgtttaGAACCCTAAAATGCAGAGGAAAAAGATGCATTTTATTATACCAAGGTGAAGGCAACTACTTAACAATTGGTGGTAGAAACACTGGTAGAAGTACTGACGACTCCTTACCTTCAGAAATGCCAGACTGTCCTGTTTTAAGTCTTTTTCGATTTGATGTATGGAATTCTCTAGAGTCAACATCTGGCCCTGAATGATGTCCAGCTCTCGATCAATCCtctgcttcttctcctcctcttcctccctcacggTTGTGAGTctggcctcctcttcctctctcagcaGCTGATGAAGCTGCTCAAACTCCTCTCGTACCCTTGTCTCAGTGGCCGCTCTCTGGCTCTGCCAATGTTAAATAATCACCTTGAGTATCAACGCTCACgtttacattattattattattatagcaaTAGCCGATACatattgagaaaaaaaacaaacatgttttcaGACTCGAGACAAATTTATTCCCCTAAACATTTTAAAggatacatatatacacagtgAATGAAGACATCAGTTGGTGAATTGATCAATATTTTTCTTCAGTTACACAGATATTATGATGTAAAATgctatacataatatatgtaATATTGTAACATATTGAGTACTGCAGCATCCCTGAATTGTGACATCATCGTTACTCTGACCAATGTACTGTAGTATCATATCGTATTGTGTATCATTCCTACTCAaatgtagtctggctatcaccatactaagttcAATCTCTTAAGATGGAACATTATCAAATTCTGGCTGCAGAACTTTGGATCTGTTGGAGGTTAATAATGGACTTCAGATATTCGTCTGGgtagtctgtgctttatttctactgcacaagagtcATGACTCCGTagtgcttggatagtccttcaactaatcagaccaacgatccgggtgcgtctggtggataagccagtttgtgattggacccagaagatgtggacaggaagcaggagagatagatgtgcaggattccagcctgagctgcagggcgaaatccagaTTGCTGGTAGATCAGACTGGTAAACCCAAGCCTAACTCAAATGGTTAGATACCTCTCAATGTTAGTAGTGAGCTTgatggactttttttttaaagtatattttttgggctttttatgcctttaatgataaaTACAGTGGAGAATGACACTCCATGGAATGGagggatgatgagagagagagcagtgggatccggaaaggaccacggggcgggaatcaaagCCGGGTCGCCAGCATACTGTGCAGGTGCcccaaccagttgcgccacagccgGGGCCTGAGCTTGATGGACTCATACCGCCATGTGCTGCACTATGTCTTTGTAAACTTCATCTGCATAGATACACAGATACAGCTGCTGATGGACTCTTACCGCCATGTGCTGCACTATGTCTTTGTACACTTCATCTGCATAGATACACAGATCCAGCTGCTGCTCCATCCGCTCCAGCTTAGACTGCAGCCTCTCCTGCACACATGACCAGGAATCAATAAGCGAGTCAAACATGTCAAACCATATTTCTTAATACGATTTACATAAATaatgtgtacatttatacacagtatatacttTGCTTTATGTTGTAAATTGTTTATTAATGAAAAACAATGTAGCATTATGACACTTCTGTGAATCTAAGTTAAATCATGGAATGTCCTCACATTATCTCTGATCTATTTGCTACCTATAGCCTACCTAGGCTagtctgtgattggttccagcaaacgtggacagtggacaggaagctggagagataaatgtgcagggttccagtctgagctgcaggacgaaatccaatcgccggcagatcaggctgggtttatgATAAACTGACAAATATTATTGATGTAATGTTACTCTTAAagagacacttcaccgattagcattaagctttgtatctatggaaaaccagtcatgtttttgaatggttgtgtaTCATTCCCTCCGTTttccttgagatgggagaaatacggatttcaatgaaacccatgaataggacttcctgctttcaatgatgtaaaatgatgatttttacatcattgaaagcaggaagtccaacattgaaatccgtatttctcccatctcaaggcaaactgagggaatgatacacgaccattcaaaaacatgacatgGTTTTCTAAACATGCAAAGCTTAATgataatcggtgaagtgtccctttaatatcTTGAATAAAATTGCCTGATTCTGATGTTTTCACCAAGCTTCAGACAGTCTCTCAGAAATAAGATCTCAAATGAACAGGACTAAACGGGTTAATGAAGAACTGAAACCCTCCCGCTTGCGATATGTCTCCCGCAGGATAGGCCTGCTGCACAGTTCAAACTACATGACGAAGTTGGTGACACAGCATTTCACGGTATCAATTAGCGTTGTGTATCCATGAGAGTCCAAATCTGACCTCTCCCCTCCATGACAGGGCGGAGGAGAAGGGCAAAAATAGTTCCAGAGTGAGGGTGATCAGATACCTCTGGGTGAACAACACGACAGCTCCCCTGCATACTGAAATGGTACAGTTGTCAGGGATGGCCTGCGCTTCATAAATATAGGCCAGCTTGAAAtacaacattttattttaccatTTGCATTTAATGTGCTTTTGATGGTCAGGCAATTTAGATTAAATCAGTGTAGTGTTCAGTATTAAACTGAACACTATCAAtcagtatattatatatttactatatattaaaaagaaaatgctTAACACAAGATTATAGCCTATATAGGATGATGTCACATGAAAGCTTCTACAGGCATCTCTGTGCCAAGACTAAGCATCATTCTGAAAAGGTGCAGGACAATTTCTCTCTGCACTGAATGACAAAAATGATGTCATGACAGACAAAAAACGATTTGTAATCTGCCTTACTAGGCAGTGACAAGCTGTCAACTGATGATGTACTGTACGTCTATGTAGATAACAGGTTTGAGATATCGCCTTAGGCCTACACGTCGGTGTAattatctctctttttcaaaTGTATTGTCGATACTTTAACTATTTAGCATTTTCTGTCAAAATACATTTGATGCATGTTCGCCCATTCCTGGGTGTAGATCATTTAGATGAAAGATAATGACAGATAGCCTATATTAAATTGAGACACTATACATTTCCCAAAACCTTTTCATTttccatttaatttcattttttcatttagtctGGGCTATTGAACGAGTCACATGCGTTTTCCCCCCACAATTACACGAGCTCTTTACAATGCTGAAAGGGGGAGTGTCCCGGGAGACACGCTCGCTATCCAGAGAGCTTTAATTGGAGCGTCACGTCAAGCCACGGTTCACTAAAAGGATGCTGCTGCTAGGCTATATTATGGTGGCATTTGATTGCCGACTAGCCTACTAAATGCGTCAATTAAGATGTAAGATGTTGTTGCGTGAATTATCTTACCTTCATACTCTCCACCACCTCGCTCACGCGTTTCAGCATATGTCCCGAGTGCTGAAGGGAATGTTGACACTCTTCACATACTGCGGTTCCCTCGTCCACACAGAACCACGACGGGGTTTTGGGATGTTTGCGGCACACGACATCTTGGTTTTTTATTTCATCAAATTGTGTTCTTCCTGCAAAGGCATCTGCCAGTTCCTTGAGAG
This sequence is a window from Sardina pilchardus chromosome 10, fSarPil1.1, whole genome shotgun sequence. Protein-coding genes within it:
- the LOC134094601 gene encoding nuclear factor 7, brain-like, whose translation is MDIKSPIMMRFLRCHICSKSLVDPVSLNCNHSFCQSCLNQYLNQAECRDCAVCKKELPKETPGINFALKELADAFAGRTQFDEIKNQDVVCRKHPKTPSWFCVDEGTAVCEECQHSLQHSGHMLKRVSEVVESMKERLQSKLERMEQQLDLCIYADEVYKDIVQHMASQRAATETRVREEFEQLHQLLREEEEARLTTVREEEEEKKQRIDRELDIIQGQMLTLENSIHQIEKDLKQDSLAFLKGSKHTANRAQCILQDPQVFSGALLDVTKHLGNLKHRVCGALQEKVQYTPMVLDPNSAAGWLVLSDDLTSVRYMKAKQDLPDNPERFMEHAIVLGSEGFTSGKHRWEVDVGDRVKWVIGVARESVERKKDCFLKPQYGLWSIWKYNDEYHATRHKLSRQSLSLQDPPQRITVELDYEEGHVSFYDSRDMALLFQYQDHFTEKMFPYFNPQADANGPPLQICPSKGP